From a single Bacillus sp. NEB1478 genomic region:
- a CDS encoding sigma 54-interacting transcriptional regulator: protein MISGTVETAETLKAILKTIDEGIHVVDANGMTIFYNSVAASLDGLSPDEVHNYHVLDAFPSLTKETSTLLKVIQSGIPIHNQHQSYRNRKGIQIDTVNSTLPLWLDGELIGAVEIAKDISKIKQLSDQLLDLQAKIKSQAKKKNKQELAFYTFSDILSKNSLINELKKQSEKASKTNSPVMIYGETGTGKEMFVQAIHNASNRVNKPFIVQNCAAIPGPLLESIFFGTTKGSFTGAVDRPGVFELADGGTLFLDEINSMPIELQAKILRVVQEGIVQRIGSGIARKVDVRIISALNEKPESCLSRGVLRHDLFYRLNVVSLELPPLRNRGEDIMYLIQYFIQKYNKEFHKKISGLSYEAENAVCNYEWPGNIRELKHAIEHAMNFVDEHGAIEMHLLPKHVKPAEVIQGKNFEQADIPPLKHALVKLEKQLIDQALKQTSGNIQQAARLLQVPRQTLQYKLKQK, encoded by the coding sequence ATGATTTCTGGAACAGTAGAAACAGCAGAAACATTGAAAGCTATATTGAAAACAATTGATGAAGGAATACATGTTGTAGATGCAAATGGAATGACGATCTTTTATAACTCAGTAGCTGCCTCACTAGATGGTCTTTCACCTGATGAAGTTCATAATTATCATGTGTTGGATGCTTTTCCTTCACTAACAAAAGAAACCAGTACATTATTAAAAGTAATCCAATCCGGAATCCCTATTCATAATCAGCACCAATCTTATCGTAATCGAAAAGGGATACAAATTGATACAGTTAATTCAACACTTCCGTTATGGTTAGACGGAGAATTAATCGGGGCTGTAGAGATAGCAAAAGATATTTCAAAAATAAAACAGCTTTCAGATCAGCTCTTGGATCTACAAGCAAAAATCAAAAGTCAAGCTAAGAAAAAGAATAAACAGGAATTAGCTTTCTATACGTTTTCAGATATTTTAAGCAAAAATTCACTTATAAATGAACTTAAAAAGCAAAGCGAAAAAGCTTCGAAAACGAATTCGCCTGTTATGATCTACGGAGAGACTGGAACAGGTAAAGAAATGTTTGTTCAAGCTATTCACAATGCCTCTAATAGAGTTAACAAACCATTTATTGTGCAAAACTGTGCTGCTATACCAGGACCGCTCTTAGAAAGTATATTTTTTGGAACAACGAAGGGGAGCTTTACAGGTGCTGTTGACCGGCCTGGTGTCTTTGAATTAGCTGATGGAGGAACGCTATTTTTAGATGAAATTAATTCCATGCCAATTGAACTCCAGGCTAAAATATTAAGAGTTGTCCAAGAAGGAATTGTTCAAAGAATCGGCAGCGGTATAGCACGAAAAGTAGATGTTCGGATTATTTCTGCGCTGAATGAGAAACCCGAAAGTTGTTTATCAAGAGGGGTTTTGCGCCATGATTTATTTTACAGATTGAATGTTGTTTCTCTGGAACTTCCTCCACTTCGAAATCGGGGTGAAGATATCATGTATTTAATACAATATTTTATACAGAAATATAATAAGGAGTTTCATAAAAAAATCAGCGGTTTGTCTTATGAAGCAGAAAATGCTGTATGCAATTATGAATGGCCAGGAAACATAAGAGAGCTCAAACACGCCATTGAACATGCGATGAACTTTGTTGACGAACATGGGGCAATTGAGATGCATTTGCTTCCGAAACATGTAAAGCCAGCAGAAGTCATTCAAGGAAAAAACTTTGAACAAGCAGATATACCTCCTCTGAAACATGCATTGGTTAAATTAGAAAAACAGTTAATAGATCAAGCTTTAAAACAAACGTCAGGCAATATTCAACAAGCTGCAAGGCTCCTTCAAGTTCCAAGACAAACCCTCCAATATAAGTTAAAGCAGAAGTAA